The following is a genomic window from Janibacter sp. DB-40.
AGAAGGTCACCGAGGCCAGCGAGGCGATCGCCCGACTGGTGCGGTCCTGACCGCCCAAACGTCGCAGGAGCCTAAGCAGTTGCGACAGGTGACCGCCCGGACGTCGCAAGAGCCTAAGCAGTTGCGACAGGTGACCGCCCGGACGTCGCAAGAGCCTAAGCAGTTGCGGAGAAGGATGGGGTGACGCACCCCCTTCGCCTCCCCGAACCACCCCGCCCGATCAGGAGAATGAAGCCATGGACACCACCCCCTTCTCCCCCTGCGCCGGGACCACGGTGACGACCTGATGTCGACCGTGACCGACCCCCGCTCCGAGTCGACGACGGACGAGCACACCGTCGACCTGGCCATCACGGGGATGACCTGCGCCTCCTGCTCGGCCCGGGTCGAGCGCAACCTCGGCAAGATCGACGGCGTCGACGCCGTCGTCAACCTCGCGACGGAGAAGGCCCGGGTCAGCCACCCGGAGTCGGTGAGCATCGACGAGCTGATCGCGACGGTGGAGAAGTCCGGCTACGGCGCCACCGTCATCGAGCCGGAGGCCCGCCTCACTCCCCCCAAGCACACCCCGGTCGCCCGCGCCGACCTCGCCCGACGCGCGATCGTGGCCGCAGCGCTCGCCGCGGTCGTCGTGCTGCTCGCGATGGGGCCGTGGAGCTTCCCCGCGAACCCGTGGCTGCAGCTGCTCGTGACCACCCCGGTCGTGGTGTGGGCGGCGTGGCCCTTCCACCGCGCGGCGTTCGTCAATGCCCGCCATCTCGCGTCGACGATGGACACCCTCGTCTCTCTCGGTGTCAGCGCCGCGTACCTGTGGTCGCTCGTCACCCTGCTCACCGGCGCGGGCGAGGGCGGGCACTACTACTTCGAGACCGCGGCCGTCATCACCACCTTCCTGCTCATCGGCCGTTGGCTCGAGGCCCGCAGCAAGGACGAGGGGCGCTCCGCACTCACCGAGCTCATGGACCTCGGGGCGAAGGGGGTGGCAGTCCAGCGGATCGACTCGCGCTCCCGGGCCACCACCGAGGTCATCCTGCCGCTGCATGAGCTGCAAGTCGGCGACCACTTCATCGTGCGGCCGGGAGAGAAGGTCGCGACCGACGGCCGCATCATCGACGGCACGAGCTCCATCGACACCTCGCTGGTCACCGGGGAGTCCGTGCCCGTCGACGTGCGCTCGGGTGACCGGGTCGACGCCGGCACCGTCAACACCTCCGGGCGGCTGATCGTCGAGGCGACTGCGGTGGGCTCGGACACGACCTTCGCCGCGATCGTGCGGCTCGTCGAGCAGGCACAGACCGGCAAGGCCGACGTCCAGCGCCTCGCCGACCGGGTCTCCGCGGTCTTCGTCCCCGCCGTCCTGGTGGTCGCGCTGCTGACCTTCGTCGGCTGGTGGATCGGCTCCGGGTCGGCGACGACCGCGATCGGCGTCGCCGTGACGGTGCTGATCATCGCCTGCCCGTGCGCGCTGGGCCTGGCCACGCCGATGGCGCTGCTCGTCGGCACCAGCCGTGGCGCGCAGAAGGGCATCCTCATCAAGGGCCCGCAGGTCCTCGAGGACACCCGCCGCATCGACACCCTCGTCCTGGACAAGACCGGCACGATCACCACGGGCGTCGCCCAGGTGACCGACCTCGCCGCCGCTCCGGGGCTGCACCCCGCAGCCGTCCTCACCGCGGCCGCGGCCGTCGAGACCGGCAGCGAGCACCCGATCGCGCGAGCCATCGTGCGCCGCGCGCAGGACCAGGGGATCAAGATCCCGCGGATCACAGACTTCGAGAGCCTCCCCGGCTCCGGCGCGGTCGCGAGCATCAAGGGCACCCGCGTCACCGTCGGCACGTCCGACCTCTTCGACGAGGTGCCGCCGGAGCTGGCGACGCTCGAGCGCCGCGGCACGACCGTCTTCGTCGGGTGGGAGCGCAAGGCCCGCGGGGCGCTCACCGTGGCCGACGAGGTCCGCGACACCTCCGGCGACGCGATCCGTGCACTGCGGTCCGAGGGCCTGCAGGTGTGGCTGCTCAGCGGCGACGCCGAGCACAACGCGACCGCGATCGCGGCGACCGTCGGCATCGACGCCGAGCACGTCATCGCCGGCGTCCGCCCGCAGGACAAGCACGACGTCATCGAGCGACTCCAGGGCGAGGGTCGGGTCGTCGCGATGGTCGGCGACGGCGTCAACGACGCGGCCGCGATCGTGCGTGCCGACCTCGGGATGGCGATGGGCACCGGCACCGACGTCGCGATGGAGTCGGCCGACATCGTCCTCGTGCACGCCGACCTCGAGTCGGTCCCCCGCGCGATCTCCCTCTCCCGGGAGACGCTGAAGGTGATCAAGCAGAACCTGGGCTGGGCCTTCGGCTACAACATCGCCGCGATCCCGCTCGCCGTGGCCGGTCTGCTCAACCCGATGATCGCCGGCGCCGCGATGGCGATGAGCTCGGTCCTCGTCGTGCTCAACTCCCTTCGGCTGCGCAAGGTGCTGCCGGACGACTGAGGGGGCCGCCCCCTTCGTCGGGTGGATGTATCCGCGCGCGTCCCCACACGCGCGATTACATCGACCCGGCGGCAGGGCGGTGCAGGAGGAGGGCCACTCCGCTGGCGAGGGAGACCACGCCCGTGGCGACCAGGAGCATCGTCATCCCCATGGCGGGAAGCAGCGCGCCGGCCACGGCAGGAGCAGCCACCGAGGCGACCGCGCCCACGACCAGGCACACCGTGAAGGCCGTCCCCGCACGCTCGGGGAGCACCTCGGCAGTCCACACCGCCAGGACCGCCGATCCGGTCATGTAGCCCACGCCGAAGACGCAGGCCGAGGCCGCCACGGCCGGCACGGAGTCACTCGCCAGTCCCAGCGGCGCCAACGCCGCGGCCACCGCCACCAGGCACAGCGCCGCGACCCGGGCACTACCCAGACGCTGCGCGAGCGCCCCCGTCATCACGGCCACCATGCCGGTCGTCCCCATCACCATGTAGAGGACCGGCACGGCTCCAGTCGGGAGGTCGCTGCTCTCGAGGACGTCGGCGGCGTAGGTGAAGTAGACGACGATCGCTGCGAAGTAGACGAGCGAGTAGGCGATCGGCACCCGCAGCACCCGCACCGGCATGATGAGGCCTCGCCACCCGGCTCGCGGGGTCGAGGAGCTGCGCGGCGGTACCTTCGGGACCAGTCGCACGTTGACGATGGCGGCGACGACCGCGGCGAGGGCGATGCCGGTCCAGACCAGACGCCACGAACCCGTCGTGGCCAGGACGGCCAGACCGCCCAGCAGGACCAGGCCGCCGCTGGTGCCCGTCGTGATGATCGCCAGGGCCCGCGGCTGCGCGCGCTCGGGCACCGTCCGCGTCACGATGTCCGAGTACGGTGCCCAGGCCCAGCCGCCCGCACTGCCGGCGAGCACGACGCCCACGGCAAGCAGCCACGGGGACTGCGCGAGGGTCACGATCACCGCCCCGGCCGTACCGCTGACCGCACCGACGCTCGTCGGGGCGCGGGGGCCCCTACGGACGGAGAGCGGCCGCGCGAGCAGCAAACCGGCCAGGTACCCGGCGAACGTCGCGCTCGAGATCAGGCCGAGGACGAGCTCGGACAGCTCGAGGTCCTCCTGGATGTCGGGCAGCGTCACCCCGTAGGCGTACCGCGCCATGCCGAAGGTGACTCCGACCACCGCTGCCCCGGCCGCCCCGACCCGACCGGCCGACGACAACGCCATGCCTTCTCCTCATCCTCGTCATCCGGACGGCACCACAGGCGCTGTCGCTCCTGCCGTGGCCACGTGTCCCGGCAGTTGCCGTGCACTACCCAGCGCAGGCGTTACCCCGTGCCCGTTGGTCGATGCATCCAGGCACGCCGCGATCCCTTCGCCTCGCCCCGAGGAGCCGGACGCGTCTGACGAGGATCGGCCGGGCACTCCCCCTGCGGGTGCCCGGCCGGCCCTCGTCTCCCCTCCCCTTCGTCCCCCTCCCCGCTGGATCGACGTATTCGCGCGTGTCCCCACACGCGGGATCACATCGACTCGGCGGAGCTCAGATCTCGGCCTTCCACGCCTGGGCGATCGTCAGCTTGCCGGAGGTCTGCATCAGCGCCCGCCGGTAGATCCGCTCGGCGAGGAGGACGACTGCGCCGGTCGCGAGGGCGAGCAGGCCGAGGCTGAGCAGCGCCTCCCACCACGCCGACTCGCCGGTGACCAGACGCATCGGCTGCAGGATCGCCGAGAACGGCGGGACCCAGGCGAGCACCTCGGCGACCGTGCCCTCGGCGAAGAGCGCGCCGAAGAACATCACCATGGTCAGCACCGTCACCGGCAGCGAGGTGGATTGGATGTCCTCCTGCCGGGAGGCGAGCGCCCCGGCGACGGCGTACATCGCCGCGATCATCGTGAAGCCCGCGAGGAAGAAGACGACGAACCAGGCCACGCCCGAGGTGAAGCTCGGCAGCAGGTCGCCCCAGTCCGTGAAGGTCACCCCGACGAGGGCGACGACGCCGAAGAGCACGAGCTGGCCCACGGCGAGCGCGACGGCGGCGGCGAGCTTGCCGACGAGCAGCTGGCGAAGGGGGATCGACGTCGCGATGATCTCCACGATGCGGGACTGCTTCTCCTCGGTCACGCTCATCGCGAGGTACATCCCGAAGACGATGGCGGCCATGTAGAACAGGATCGCCATGGCGAAGCCGACCGCCTGGCCGATCATCTGCTGCTCGGCGTCACCGTCGAGGACGTCCGTGGTCACGGAGCTGCCCGCCTGGAGTGCGCCCAGGTCGGTGCCTGCGTCGGCGGCGTTCGCGGCGAGGACGTGCTGGCGGATGGTGTCCTCCGCCATGGCCCGCAGCTCGGGGTCGACCTCGGACTTGCCGATCAGCTGCCAGCCCTCGTCGGTCGGCGAGAGCCAGGCGTCGACCGTCTCCTCCGTGACCGCGGCCTTCGCGGCGGCGGCGTCGTCGACCTCGGTGGTCTCGATCGTCACCGTGTCGTCGTTCCCGGAGCCCTGCTCGACCAGGACCTCACCCATCTGCGCGGACTGGGTGGTGACTGCCACGTCGTAGGTCGTCTCGTTACTGCTCAGCCAGATCTGGAAGCCGATGAGGCCGACGATGATCACGAGGGTGAAGAGGGTCGACCCGAGGAAGGTCTTGTCGCGCAGGCGGACCGACACGTCACGTTGTGCGACGAGTGCCCAGGAGCTCGCGGTGCTCATGCCGTCACCTCTCGGTAGACCTCGGACAGGGGCGGGACGATCGGGCTGACCTCGAGGACACCCCCACGGCGCAGGCCCTCGGCGAGCACCTCGCCGAGGAGCCGGCGGCGCTCCTCCTCGGAGTCGGTCGGGATGTCGATGATCGCGGTCGGTCCGTCGACGTCGACGGCGGCCAGGCCGGGCAGCTCCCGCACCCAGCCGGCGTCGCGGACGGCGACGAGACGGTGGCGCTGCGGCGCTCCACCACGCAGCTCGGTGGGGCTGCCGCTGGCGCGCACCCGGCCCTTGGCGAGGATGACGAGCCTGTCGCAGAGCCGGTCGACGAGGTCGAGTTGGTGGCTGGAGAAGAGGACCGGCACCCCGCGTGAGGTGTGCTCGCGCAGCAGGTCGGCCATCGAGTCGACGGCATCGGGGTCGAGCCCGGAGAAGGGCTCGTCGAGGATCAGCGCTGCCGGCTCGATCGTCAGCGCGGCCGCGATCTGCACCCGCTGCTGGTTGCCGAGGGAGAGGGACTCGACGGGGTCGTGGGCGCGGTCGGCGAGGCGCAACCGCTCAAGGAGGACCATGACCGACCGGCGGGCGGCCGTGCGGGACAGGCCCTTGAGCTGGCCGAGGTGGATCAGCTGGTCGAGGACCTTCTGCTTCGGGTACAGGCCGCGCTCCTCGGGCATGTAGCCGATCGTGCGCTGGTCGGCGGTCGTGATCGGCCGGTCGCCCCAGAGCACCCGTCCCTCGGTGACCGACAGCACGCCCATGATCATGCGCATCGTCGTCGTCTTCCCGGCCCCGTTGCCTCCGACGAAGCCGGTCATCATCCCCTGCTCGACCGTGAAGTCGACGTGGTCGACGGCGGTGAGGTCACCGAACCGTCGCGTCAGCCCCTCCACGGTGATGTCCTGCGGTGTCGTGTCCATGCGGACAACGCTATTGAGCCGACCACCTCGGCGGATCAGCCTCCGGGGTGGTCTCAGGGCGAAGGGGGCCTCCCCCTAGGGGCGGAGGGCGGTGGACCCGACTCGCCCTCCCGACCCACGCAACTGCTTGGGCTCGTGCGGGCCCGGCCGTGCAACTGCTTAGGCTCCTGCGGGCCCGACCCTGCAACTGCTTAGGCTCCTGCGAATCAGAGGGGGCGGCGGGGCCGGTCAGACGATGCTGGCCTCGTGCGCGATGATCACCGCGCCGACCCGGTCGCGCACCTGCAGCTTGGCGAAGATGCTCGACACGTGCGTCTTGACCGTGGCAGCGCCGATGACCAGCTCGCCGGCGATCTCGGCGTTGGAGCGCCCGGCACCGATGAGCCGCAGCACGTCGAGCTCCCGCCCCGTGAGGTACGACAGCAGCTCGGCGTGGCGTCCGCCCTCCTCGGCCCCCTGCGGCGCGGCGGACATCTGCGCGATGACCCGCTTGGTCACCTCGGGGGCCAGCAGCGCGTGCCCGTGCCCGACGGCGCGCAGGGCGTCGACGAGCTGCTCCGCATCCGCGTTCTTCAGCAGGAATCCGCTTGCGCCCGCCTGCAGCGCGTCGAAGAGGTAATCGTCCCGGTCGAAGGTGGTCAGGATGAGCACGTGCCCGAGCCCGCGCTCGACGATCTCGCGGGTGGCGGCGATCCCGTCCATGACCGGCATCTGCACGTCCATGACGATGACATCGGGCCGGTGCGCGGCCGCCAGCTCGACCGCCTCGCGGCCGTTCGCGGCCTCACCGACGACCGCCAGGTCCTCCTCGACCGAGAGCATCATCGCGAAGCCGGACCGGATCAGCGGCTGGTCGTCGACGAGCAGCACCCGCAGCATCCCGCTCACGAGTCACCCCCGGAGCGAAGGGGGATCCGCGCCCGCACGCGGTAGCCGCCCAGCGGGCGTGGTCCCATCTCGACCGCGCCGTGGTGGGAGGAGATCCGCTCCCGGATGCCCAGCTGGCCCATGCCCGTCCCCGATGTCCCGGGGCGCGGACGCCCGTCGTCGGTGACCTCGACCTCCGCGGTGGACGCGTCCACCCGCACCGACACCCGGGCGGTACGTGCGGTCGAGTGCCGAGTGACGTTGGTCAGGGCCTCCTGGGTGGTCCGGTAGAGCGAGTGACCGATCGCGGTGGGCACCCGGTCCAGATCGCCGGGGTCCTCCTCGACGACTTCGTGCACCACGGTGAGCGCGGTGGATGACCGGGAGTCGGCCAGCTGCGGGATGTCACCCAGCCCCGGCTGCGGGGTGTGGTCCGAGCCGTCCCAACCAGCCTCCTCGACGAAGCCGGCGGAACCGTCCGCTCCACCGGCACCGGCTGACCCGGGCACGGCCTCCCCCTTCCGTAGGGTGCCGAGCAGGCCACGCATCTGGCCCACCGCGTCGCGGGAGCCGGACTCGATCCGGCCGAGGGCCCCCTTCGCCGCCTCGGGGTCGGTGTCGAGGACCCGACGGGCCGCTGCCGCCTGCACCCCGATCCCGGAGACGTGGTGGGCGACGACGTCGTGCAGCTCCCGGGCGATGCGCAACCGCTCCTCGATGACCGCGCTCTCGCGCAACCGCTCGGCCTGGCTGCGGATCGTGGCGGCCCGCTCGACGAGGTCGGCGCGCTGCCGGGCGCCGCGCCAGGCCAGCTGCCCGCCGACGACGGCACCGCCGAAGTAGAGGACGTTGACGATCCCGGCGATCAGCGGCGCCGCGACGGTCACCGGGATGAGTGCATCCGGGTCGGGGGTGGTGACCATGTCGCTGGCCACCCGGCCGACGGCGAACCCCCACACCAGCCAGAGGAACATCGCGATGAGGATCACCGTGTAGGTGGCCACCATGGCGCGCCGGTTGCGCGCCCAGGCGACGCCGGCGAAGATCACGAGGAAGTACACGATCTGCGTCGACAGCAGGCTGGACATCAGCATCACGTAGGTGCCGATCGCCCAGTACGCGAGCGTGGCCAGCGACGCGGTGACCAGCGGCCACTGCCGCCGGGTCAGCAGGAAGAGGCAGGGTACGGTGGTCAGCACCCACTGCTGGGTGACGGAGACGTCGACCTCGGAGAGGCTGCCGACGGAGCGCATCAGCTCCAGGACGAAGAGGGAGAGGACCACCGAGGCCAAGGTGAGGACCACGTCCCCGCGGCTGACACCGCTGCCGGGGCGGACCCAGTCGTCGTCGAGCGAAAGGGCGTCACCGAGGCGCTCGACAACAGAAGCCATCCGGCTCGGTCAGAGGGTGACGGGACCGTTGGGGGTGTTGAAGGTGACCGACATCAGGCCGGGCGTGCCGTTGGGCGCGATGAAGTCGAAGTCGATGACCGAGGAGGTCTCCTCCGGAGGCAGGCCACCCAGCCAGTCGCGCACCCGGTCGGGGTCACCGGCGATCTGCAGCGACGCGATGGTCACCTCGGTCTCCGCCTCCTGCGACGGGTGCGGCGAGCCCTCGCCCCACTTGACGAAGAAGGGCAGCTGCGGGTCCGCGAGGGTGCCCTTGATGCCGATCTGCTTCCACAGGAACTCGCGACCGTCGGCGAGGCGCCGGTTGCCGTTGACCGCCTGGCGGTCCAGACGCTTCTCCACCGACTCCAGGTCGTCGTCGACGCGGATGACCCAACCCATCCAGCCGCCACCGGCCTCGGAGCGGGCCCGCACGACCTGACCGAAGGGGGCCTTGTCCGAGCTGGGGTGGTCGAGCACCTCGACGATCTCGACGTACCGCTCGTGCGCCAGCGGCAGGATCATGTTGCGGGTGCCGAACCGCGGGTGCAGACCACCGTCGACCGGTGCGACCCCGAGGGCCTCACCAAGACGCTCGGCGGTGGCCTTGACACCGCTCTGGTCGGCTGCAAAGGAGACGTGGTCAACGCGCATGGTGGCATCGTGACACAGGCCGCAATCGGGCCAGTAATCGGGTCGGTCAGACCGCCCGACGCTGGCGGACCGCCTCGTAGACGACGATGGCCGCCGACGTGGCGACATTGAGCGAATTGGCCTGCCCCACCATGGGAATCCGCACGCGGTGCTGCGCCCGGGCCAGGGCGGCGTCGGTCAGGCCGTACTTCTCGGAGCCGACCGCGACGGCGACCGGGCCGGTGAGGTCGGCGTCCGTGTGGTCGACGTCGGTGTCCGGCGTCGTCGCGACGACGGCGACGCCGTGCTCGGCCAGCCACGTCCACGCCTCGTCGGTGCTCGCGGAGGCGACCGGGACGGAGAAGACCGTGCCCTTGCTCGAGCGGATGACGTTGGGGTTGCCCCAGTCGGTGACCGGGTCGGCGGCGATGACGAGGGCGACCCCTGCCGCGTCGGCGGTGCGGAGCATCGCGCCGAGGTTGCCCGGCTTCTCCACCCCCTCGCAGAGCAGGACCAGCGCCCCCTCGGGCAGGTCGACGTCGGCGAGCGCGCGTCCGGGCGAGGGCACCCGGGCGAGGATCCCGTCCGGCCCCTCGCGGTAGGCGACCTTCTCGAACGCGGACCGACCCAGCTCGACGACCTCCGCACCGGATCGGCGGACGCGCTCGACGAGCGCAGCCCCGGCACCGGGGTCGAGCATCAGGTCGGGGCAGTGGAAGAGGGCGTGCGGCACGACACCGGCGTCGAGGGCGAGCGTGGTCTCCTCGAGACCCTCGAGGAGCGTGGTCCCGGAGCTCTCGCGCACGCGGCGTCGGCGCAGCGTGACGAGGTCCTTCAGGCGCTGGTTGGCGGGAGAGGTGATGACGAGATCGGGCATGGCAGGCACCAGCATGCCGCACAATCGGGTGGTGGCTGCCGATCGTTCCGCTCCCGTCCGCCTCGTGTCGGCAGTGCTCGCCATGACCGGCGTGATGCTGCTCGTCGCGGCGGTCGGCGAGTTCATCGTCGTGCCCTCCGGCCTGGTGCGCGGGATCGACCTCGCATGGGTCGAGCGGGCCCGCGGCTGGATCGACGGACGTCCCGCGCTCGAGGACGCCACCCTGCTGTGGGCCGACCTCAGCGGACCGTGGGTGGTGCACCCGCTCGTGCTGCTGCTCGCAGCCGGTCTCGTGCTCACCGGTCGGGCTCCTCGCCGGGCCCTGCTCGTCGTACCCCTCGGGCTGGCGGGTTGGGCCCTGGGGTCGCTGTGCAAGCTGCTCGTCGCCCGCCCGCGCCCGGAGCCGGACGTCCCGATAGCGATGGTCGACAGCTTCTCCTACCCGAGCGGCCACGCCACCAACGTCGCGCTCGGCGCGGTTCTCGTCATCGCACTGCTGCGGATGGTGGGTCGGCGCTGGATCCGGTGGTCCGCGACGGTGCTCGTCCTCCTCGTCGCGGCCCTGACCGTCCTCAACCGACTCGCGCTCGGGGTCCACTTCGTCAGCGACGTCGTCGCCGGGCTCGTCCTGGGGGTCACCATGGCGCTCGTCGGGCTACGACTGCTCGGTCCCGTCACACCAGGGCGCGAAGGGCGTCACTCGCCTCTCCCGTGAGCCGCGCCGGGTCGGCCGGCCGCCCCGCGCAGAGCATGAGCAGCTCGACCATCGCAGCCTCGACCACCGGCCCCGAGCCGCGGGCCCAGTCGGTGTCGGTCGCGACCATGCGCACGCCGCGCACGACGCGACGGCTGCCGAGGAGGCCCGCCAGGAGGCGGCACCGGTCGGCAGCCACCGAGGCCGCCGTCGGGTCGGGATCGTGGTGCAGCCCGAGCGGGCGCACGATGTCCTGGTGGTGCACGAGCGCATCGACGAGGGTCTCGACGGAGGTCGTCGTCGGGACGTGCCGGGTCGACGTGGCCCATCGCTCGAAGTCGGCGACGATCTGCTCCCGGGGTTGCTGCCCCCTTCGCCGCACGTCGCGGAAGATCGCCTCGTTGTAACCGAGGCGCGCGGCGTCGGCGAAGACCGCGGGCAGCTGACGCCAGCCGATCTGCGGGTTGGAAATGACGTGGGCGGCCACGTCCTGCACGCTCCAGCCGGTGCACAGCGACTCGTGCGCCCACTGCTGCGGCGTCAGCGTGCGCAGGGTGGCGGCGAGCGCCGCCCTCTCGGTGTGGATGTGCCGCCACAGGGTCGCGTGGTCCATGGTCGTCCTCCCGACATGCCCCACCTATATAGTCAGCCTAACTGACTATCTGCGTCAAGGGTGAGGAGCCGATCGTGACCGTGCAGGACGATGCCGAGGGGCTGTCCACGGCGCTGCTGATGTTCATCCCGTTCCGGCACGCCGAGGAGCGGATCCTGCGCGCCCTGACCGACGCCGGGCACGCCATCACCCTCGCCCAGGCCCGCGTCTGCGCACGGATCGGCCCGGACGGCACCCGACTGACCGAGCTCGCCGACGCGGCGCAGATCACCAAGCAGAGCGCTGCCACCCACGTCGAGGCACTCGAGCGTGCCGGGTACGTCGAGCGCGCGCCCGATCCCACCGACGCGCGAGCTCGGCTCGTGCGGCTCACCCCGGCGGCCACTCAGCTGCAGCTCGTCGCCCGCCGGGAGGAGGCTGCCATCGAGGCGGAGTGGACCGCCCACCTCGGCGCCCCGGCGATGCGGCAGCTGCGCAGGTCCCTCGCCCTGCTGCGCGGGATCACCGACCCCTGGGCCTGAGCAGACGGCGAGCCCGCACCCAGGTCGTCCCGGCCGGGAACCGTCAGATGCGCTGGTGGCGCGCCCGGGCCAGGAGGTAGAGGCCGAAGGCGACGAAGCCCACGCCCACGGCCGTGATCAGGTACGGGCCGAAGGGCTCGTCCTTCAGGGACTTCAGCGCCCCGTCCAGACCGGCCGCCTCGGACGACTGGTGCTGCACGGCGGCGAGGACGAAGAAGGCA
Proteins encoded in this region:
- a CDS encoding heavy metal translocating P-type ATPase, which gives rise to MSTVTDPRSESTTDEHTVDLAITGMTCASCSARVERNLGKIDGVDAVVNLATEKARVSHPESVSIDELIATVEKSGYGATVIEPEARLTPPKHTPVARADLARRAIVAAALAAVVVLLAMGPWSFPANPWLQLLVTTPVVVWAAWPFHRAAFVNARHLASTMDTLVSLGVSAAYLWSLVTLLTGAGEGGHYYFETAAVITTFLLIGRWLEARSKDEGRSALTELMDLGAKGVAVQRIDSRSRATTEVILPLHELQVGDHFIVRPGEKVATDGRIIDGTSSIDTSLVTGESVPVDVRSGDRVDAGTVNTSGRLIVEATAVGSDTTFAAIVRLVEQAQTGKADVQRLADRVSAVFVPAVLVVALLTFVGWWIGSGSATTAIGVAVTVLIIACPCALGLATPMALLVGTSRGAQKGILIKGPQVLEDTRRIDTLVLDKTGTITTGVAQVTDLAAAPGLHPAAVLTAAAAVETGSEHPIARAIVRRAQDQGIKIPRITDFESLPGSGAVASIKGTRVTVGTSDLFDEVPPELATLERRGTTVFVGWERKARGALTVADEVRDTSGDAIRALRSEGLQVWLLSGDAEHNATAIAATVGIDAEHVIAGVRPQDKHDVIERLQGEGRVVAMVGDGVNDAAAIVRADLGMAMGTGTDVAMESADIVLVHADLESVPRAISLSRETLKVIKQNLGWAFGYNIAAIPLAVAGLLNPMIAGAAMAMSSVLVVLNSLRLRKVLPDD
- a CDS encoding MFS transporter, producing the protein MALSSAGRVGAAGAAVVGVTFGMARYAYGVTLPDIQEDLELSELVLGLISSATFAGYLAGLLLARPLSVRRGPRAPTSVGAVSGTAGAVIVTLAQSPWLLAVGVVLAGSAGGWAWAPYSDIVTRTVPERAQPRALAIITTGTSGGLVLLGGLAVLATTGSWRLVWTGIALAAVVAAIVNVRLVPKVPPRSSSTPRAGWRGLIMPVRVLRVPIAYSLVYFAAIVVYFTYAADVLESSDLPTGAVPVLYMVMGTTGMVAVMTGALAQRLGSARVAALCLVAVAAALAPLGLASDSVPAVAASACVFGVGYMTGSAVLAVWTAEVLPERAGTAFTVCLVVGAVASVAAPAVAGALLPAMGMTMLLVATGVVSLASGVALLLHRPAAGSM
- a CDS encoding ABC transporter permease, which produces MSTASSWALVAQRDVSVRLRDKTFLGSTLFTLVIIVGLIGFQIWLSSNETTYDVAVTTQSAQMGEVLVEQGSGNDDTVTIETTEVDDAAAAKAAVTEETVDAWLSPTDEGWQLIGKSEVDPELRAMAEDTIRQHVLAANAADAGTDLGALQAGSSVTTDVLDGDAEQQMIGQAVGFAMAILFYMAAIVFGMYLAMSVTEEKQSRIVEIIATSIPLRQLLVGKLAAAVALAVGQLVLFGVVALVGVTFTDWGDLLPSFTSGVAWFVVFFLAGFTMIAAMYAVAGALASRQEDIQSTSLPVTVLTMVMFFGALFAEGTVAEVLAWVPPFSAILQPMRLVTGESAWWEALLSLGLLALATGAVVLLAERIYRRALMQTSGKLTIAQAWKAEI
- a CDS encoding ATP-binding cassette domain-containing protein, which translates into the protein MDTTPQDITVEGLTRRFGDLTAVDHVDFTVEQGMMTGFVGGNGAGKTTTMRMIMGVLSVTEGRVLWGDRPITTADQRTIGYMPEERGLYPKQKVLDQLIHLGQLKGLSRTAARRSVMVLLERLRLADRAHDPVESLSLGNQQRVQIAAALTIEPAALILDEPFSGLDPDAVDSMADLLREHTSRGVPVLFSSHQLDLVDRLCDRLVILAKGRVRASGSPTELRGGAPQRHRLVAVRDAGWVRELPGLAAVDVDGPTAIIDIPTDSEEERRRLLGEVLAEGLRRGGVLEVSPIVPPLSEVYREVTA
- a CDS encoding response regulator transcription factor, which produces MLRVLLVDDQPLIRSGFAMMLSVEEDLAVVGEAANGREAVELAAAHRPDVIVMDVQMPVMDGIAATREIVERGLGHVLILTTFDRDDYLFDALQAGASGFLLKNADAEQLVDALRAVGHGHALLAPEVTKRVIAQMSAAPQGAEEGGRHAELLSYLTGRELDVLRLIGAGRSNAEIAGELVIGAATVKTHVSSIFAKLQVRDRVGAVIIAHEASIV
- a CDS encoding sensor histidine kinase, which gives rise to MASVVERLGDALSLDDDWVRPGSGVSRGDVVLTLASVVLSLFVLELMRSVGSLSEVDVSVTQQWVLTTVPCLFLLTRRQWPLVTASLATLAYWAIGTYVMLMSSLLSTQIVYFLVIFAGVAWARNRRAMVATYTVILIAMFLWLVWGFAVGRVASDMVTTPDPDALIPVTVAAPLIAGIVNVLYFGGAVVGGQLAWRGARQRADLVERAATIRSQAERLRESAVIEERLRIARELHDVVAHHVSGIGVQAAAARRVLDTDPEAAKGALGRIESGSRDAVGQMRGLLGTLRKGEAVPGSAGAGGADGSAGFVEEAGWDGSDHTPQPGLGDIPQLADSRSSTALTVVHEVVEEDPGDLDRVPTAIGHSLYRTTQEALTNVTRHSTARTARVSVRVDASTAEVEVTDDGRPRPGTSGTGMGQLGIRERISSHHGAVEMGPRPLGGYRVRARIPLRSGGDS
- a CDS encoding VOC family protein — protein: MRVDHVSFAADQSGVKATAERLGEALGVAPVDGGLHPRFGTRNMILPLAHERYVEIVEVLDHPSSDKAPFGQVVRARSEAGGGWMGWVIRVDDDLESVEKRLDRQAVNGNRRLADGREFLWKQIGIKGTLADPQLPFFVKWGEGSPHPSQEAETEVTIASLQIAGDPDRVRDWLGGLPPEETSSVIDFDFIAPNGTPGLMSVTFNTPNGPVTL
- a CDS encoding RNA methyltransferase, with translation MPDLVITSPANQRLKDLVTLRRRRVRESSGTTLLEGLEETTLALDAGVVPHALFHCPDLMLDPGAGAALVERVRRSGAEVVELGRSAFEKVAYREGPDGILARVPSPGRALADVDLPEGALVLLCEGVEKPGNLGAMLRTADAAGVALVIAADPVTDWGNPNVIRSSKGTVFSVPVASASTDEAWTWLAEHGVAVVATTPDTDVDHTDADLTGPVAVAVGSEKYGLTDAALARAQHRVRIPMVGQANSLNVATSAAIVVYEAVRQRRAV
- a CDS encoding phosphatase PAP2 family protein codes for the protein MAADRSAPVRLVSAVLAMTGVMLLVAAVGEFIVVPSGLVRGIDLAWVERARGWIDGRPALEDATLLWADLSGPWVVHPLVLLLAAGLVLTGRAPRRALLVVPLGLAGWALGSLCKLLVARPRPEPDVPIAMVDSFSYPSGHATNVALGAVLVIALLRMVGRRWIRWSATVLVLLVAALTVLNRLALGVHFVSDVVAGLVLGVTMALVGLRLLGPVTPGREGRHSPLP
- a CDS encoding maleylpyruvate isomerase family mycothiol-dependent enzyme, with protein sequence MDHATLWRHIHTERAALAATLRTLTPQQWAHESLCTGWSVQDVAAHVISNPQIGWRQLPAVFADAARLGYNEAIFRDVRRRGQQPREQIVADFERWATSTRHVPTTTSVETLVDALVHHQDIVRPLGLHHDPDPTAASVAADRCRLLAGLLGSRRVVRGVRMVATDTDWARGSGPVVEAAMVELLMLCAGRPADPARLTGEASDALRALV